One Serratia liquefaciens genomic window, AGCCAGCAAGGGTTGGTGGTGTCGCCGGACAAGTTCGCCCTGCCCGCCGGTGCCTCGCGCACCGTGCGATTAATCAGCCTGGCAACGCCCCCGCAGGAAGAAGCCTGGCGGGTCTATTTCGAGCCGGTGGCCTCACTGAGCGAAGACGAGCCTCCCGCCACACAAAACGCCCAGGTGAACGTCAACCTGGTCTGGGGTGTACTGGTCCGCCTGCTACCCGCCGTCCCACAACCACAACTGGCGCGCAGCGCCGACGGCAGCCAGTTACTCAACCCGGGCAACGTACGCCTGGGCGTATTGAAAGTGGGTCACTGTACGCCAGCCTGTCGCTGGCAGCAGATTGACCGCAGTGTCTATCCCGGTGAAGCCCTGGTGCTGCCCACCGGGATGTCAGGTGGCGTGGTACGCGTGGAATATCGCGACGGCGCCCCCACTCCGACGACGGCGGATTTGCCGGCCGGAGCCTCAACCCCAAAAAACTGAAATAACCAATAAGGATGTTGTATGAAAAAGTTGTATACCTTTGCCCCTATCGCCCTGGCCACCCTGTTCTCCCTGTCTGCCATGGCGGTACAGAAAGACATCACCATCACCGCCGATATCGACCCGACGGTTGAACTGCTGCAGGCCGACGGCACCGCGCTGCCGTCCAGCCTGAAAATGACCTACCTGCCCGGCGTCGGCCTGCAAAAGAAAACCCTCAGCACCAAAATCTTCACCAATGACGTGAAGAGCCAAGTCGAAATGCGTCTGCTGACCGCGCCGGTGCTGGCGTCCAACACCAAACCCAGCGCCACCGCCATCCCGCTGAGCGTCAGCTACAACGGCAAGACGCTGACCACCGCCGTGACCAAGGACAGCACGCTCAAACCGACCGACCTGTTCCCGAACGGCCGTCTGGATGCGGGCTCGGTGCCGTTTGACCTGGTCATTTCACAAACCACCCAGGCCGCCATCACCGAGTCCGGCAGCTACCAGGGCGTGGTCAGCCTGGTGCTGAATACCGCCACCGCTGCAGTTGGAGGTTAATAAAAGAACCCATATCGACAGGGCGCGCCTCCGGTGCGCCCTTTTCCCGGGTCTGGATGACCCCGGTTTGACCAAGGGAACTGAACGCCATGAATACCCGCTACCACCCACTGTATCTGGCCCTGCTGTTGGCCTGCCAGGCTGAGGCCGCGTCGCAGGTACCGCCGGGATTCGAATCACTGCTGCTGGGGCAGACGGAGCGGCTGGAAGTGCGGTTGCCGGGCCGCTCGCTCGGACTGTTTGTCGTCGAAGTCAAGCCCGATACCCTCACCTTTGAAACGCCGGAGACCGTGCTGGCGGCCGCAGGCCTGCAAGCATTATCCGAACCACAACAAAAACAGGCATTGCAGGCCCTGAGCCAACCGCTGGCACGCCATGGCAACCTGGCCTGCAACGGCAGCGCGACGCCGGGCTGCGGCTATGTCGCCACCGACAGCGTGGCGGCCATTCTGGATGAAAGCGAGGGCGCGGTGCTGTTATTTATGAAACCGACCTGGCTGGCCAGCATGAAACAGGACCAGCGCTGGCTGACCCCAACCCCGGCGGCGAAAAACGCCTTTATCCACCGTCAGACCGCCAACTACAGCGGCGACAAGGACAGCCAGAATCTGGCGCTGAACGGCACCGGGGCACTGGGGCTGGGCGAGCGCCGCTTTCTTGGCGGCAACTGGGCCTACACCTGGAACCGGGTGCGCGACGCCAGCGCCAGCCGCCTGTGGTTTGACAATCTCTATGCGCGACAGGACATGGGCAACCGCTACTACCTGCAGGCGGGCCGCATGGACCAGCGCAACCTCTCCAGCCCGCTGGGCGGCAACTTTGGTTTTACCCTGCTGCCGCTGACCCGCTTTGACGGTCTGCGGCTGGGGACCACCGACGCCTACGTCAACCAGAGCCTCAGCCGTGATGCCACCCCGGTGATGGTCCAGGTCAACCGCAATGCCCGGGTCGATATTTATCGCGGCAGCCAGCTGTTGGGCAGCCAGTATTTTTCACCGGGGATGCACGCCCTGAACAGCGACGGTTTTCCGCCCGGCAGCTACCCGCTGGAGCTGCGGGTGTATGAAGACGGGGTGCTGCAACGCAGCGAAAGCCAGCCGTTCAGCAAGGGCGGCAGCGCCTTCAGCGACCGCTGGCAATGGTTTTTTCAGGGCGGGAAATCTTCAGCGGAGCGTTCAGCCTCACCAGGGTCGGCCTCTTCAGGCACCGGCGCCGCCGGGGTGCAGCTGGCGCTGTGGCGCAACCTGCAACTGACCAGCGGCGTGGCGAAAACGCAGGGCACCACCTACAACGAAACCCGGCTCGACGCGCAACACGCCTTCAGCTTTGGCGTACTGACCCTGGCCGTCAGCGGGCTGGCCGGCAACGACGGCACCCGGGGCAACAGCCAGCAACTGAGCTTTGTCGACGGCTTTTCCGCCAGCCTGTACCGCTTTCACCTTGGCGGTGCCGGCTGCGGCCAGACAGACAACGGCCACAACAACGATATGGGCTGCTACACCTCGCTCAACGGCTCATTCTCGGTGCCGATTGCCGGCTGGAGCGCCACGCTGGGCTACAGCGACACGCAAAACAACGGGCGCAGCTACCAACGGCCAGTCTCGGCAGACGGTCTGGTGCCCGCACAAACCCTGCGCAGCGCCGACCAACGCAACCGCACCTGGCAACTGGGGCTGTCGCGGGCCTTCAACTGGGGCGGTACCACCGTCAGCACCCGGCTGGGGGGCTTTCGCAACCGCAACGGGCAGACCACCGACAACGGCGTTTACCTCGGTTTTACTCTGTCGCGTACCGACAGCGCAGCACAAACCGGTGGCAGCGACAGCTACAGCAGCGCCGGGGTGGACTGGCGCAACGGCGGAGGCCAGGCGCAGACCAGCTACAACCTCAACCATACCCGCATGTGGCAGCAAGAGACCTACCGCGAACTGGCGGTGAACTTCTCCGGCTACAACGACGAAAGCTACAGCGGCAGCCTCGGCGGCCGCACCAACGGACGCTACGGTGACCTGAGCGGCACCTTGAGCGACAGCCGCCGTCGCGGCGGAGGTAACCGCAGCGCATTGACCGGTGGCTACTCTTCGGCCATGGCGCTGTCCAGTGACGGCCTGTTCTGGGGCGGCAACGGCGGCGGTGAGCCTGCCGCCGGACTGGTGGTGCGGGTAGCCCCGGCGGACGAAAACGGCGGGGCCGCGCAGGTGAACGGCGGCAATACCCGCCCGCTGACGCTCGGTTTTGGGCAAAGCACCCTGCTGCCGCTGGAGGGCTATCAGCTTGCCAGCGTGGCGGTGCGGGACATCGCCGGCACCTCCGGCGGTGGGGTCGCCAACGTGAACGGCGGCGCGGGCGAAGGCCGTTACTTCCTGCCGCCGGGCCGGTTACTGGTGCGCGAGGTCAGCGCTAATATCACCTGGGTGTATATCGGCCAGGCGCTGGGGGCGAATGGCCAACCGCTGGCCAATGCGCAGGTGCTTAATCAGGCGCTGCCGGCGCTGGGGGCCGACGGCGGCTTTACCCTGCAGGCCAAACAGAAGGTGCCGGCGCTGTGGCTGATGAGCGACGGACAGCTGATGCGCTGCCCGCTGCGGGTCAAGGCGGTGCGGGATATCTTGCAAATTGTTGGCGCAACGCGCTGCGTCGCCGCTGGCGCAGAAGGACTGCCGCAGTCGCTGCTGATGACGCCACGGGTAATGAAACTGCTGGCAACGGCCAAACGCTAACCACAGGACAAAAACAGAATGAAGGCAATACTTAACCAAAGGGTAAAAAAGATATTTGTGTGCGGCCTGCTGCCGCTACTGATGACGGTAGCCAGTTATCCGGCACAGGCAGACCGCGTGCCGCCAGCGGATAACCACCAGATAATTACCCTGAGCTATGACAAAAGTGCACTGCCGGCGGACAATTATATCTGGAATATGGCTTCTGGTGGATATGATACCGTCGACCGAATACCGTGGAGCAGGAATGCCTGGGTTTGTCTGTCTGACGGCGATACGTCAACAGGCAGTTGCCCATCGAAGGCGCTGGACTGGGATGTTTATCATAACGCCGAGGGGAAACTATCATTAACCTTTACAGAGCAGCGTAGCCATCATTTTGTAGTTTTGACGCTAAAAAATATTAACAGAGGCAAATATTATGGAACTAGTTGTGCAGCAATAGCTGGCTATTATTACCCAATGTATGCTGCCGGCTACAATTGGTGTATCGACGGTAATGCCTCCAGAGCTGCCAGAACTCTCTCTGTTTATCTCCCACAAACCGAACTGGCCAAGCTCCCCACCGGCGGCGTCTGGAAAGCCAAACTGGTGCTAAACGAGATGATGTGGGATCCCTATGTCAAAGTCGCCACCTTCTCCGCCGATATCACCCTCAACGTCACCGATAAAAACAACGGCGCGATTTATTTACCAGCCTTTGGCAGCGCCACGCCGCGCGTTGACCTCAACCTGCGTACCCACCCCCTTTCCACTGCCCCCGGCGGCGAAGTCTCCGGCCAATCCAATATCGATATGTGCCTGTACGACGGTTACAACAGCAACAGCCCCTGGCTGAAGGTCACGCTGGCCGATCAGCAAAGCGTCGCCGGCCGCGCGGCGGACGTATTCTCGGTCAGCCGCGACGGCAGCAGCGCCACCGCCGCCGCCGATCGCATCGATTACCGCGTCACCCTCAACTACAATAA contains:
- a CDS encoding CfaE/CblD family pilus tip adhesin; the encoded protein is MASGGYDTVDRIPWSRNAWVCLSDGDTSTGSCPSKALDWDVYHNAEGKLSLTFTEQRSHHFVVLTLKNINRGKYYGTSCAAIAGYYYPMYAAGYNWCIDGNASRAARTLSVYLPQTELAKLPTGGVWKAKLVLNEMMWDPYVKVATFSADITLNVTDKNNGAIYLPAFGSATPRVDLNLRTHPLSTAPGGEVSGQSNIDMCLYDGYNSNSPWLKVTLADQQSVAGRAADVFSVSRDGSSATAAADRIDYRVTLNYNNQPQKVNNGQAITLTGVNTALIRPVVLPGIPFPVVCTPAPLTLDVLPFAKLSKAAGHFTGTLRVTLSADALAP
- a CDS encoding TcfC E-set like domain-containing protein — translated: MNTRYHPLYLALLLACQAEAASQVPPGFESLLLGQTERLEVRLPGRSLGLFVVEVKPDTLTFETPETVLAAAGLQALSEPQQKQALQALSQPLARHGNLACNGSATPGCGYVATDSVAAILDESEGAVLLFMKPTWLASMKQDQRWLTPTPAAKNAFIHRQTANYSGDKDSQNLALNGTGALGLGERRFLGGNWAYTWNRVRDASASRLWFDNLYARQDMGNRYYLQAGRMDQRNLSSPLGGNFGFTLLPLTRFDGLRLGTTDAYVNQSLSRDATPVMVQVNRNARVDIYRGSQLLGSQYFSPGMHALNSDGFPPGSYPLELRVYEDGVLQRSESQPFSKGGSAFSDRWQWFFQGGKSSAERSASPGSASSGTGAAGVQLALWRNLQLTSGVAKTQGTTYNETRLDAQHAFSFGVLTLAVSGLAGNDGTRGNSQQLSFVDGFSASLYRFHLGGAGCGQTDNGHNNDMGCYTSLNGSFSVPIAGWSATLGYSDTQNNGRSYQRPVSADGLVPAQTLRSADQRNRTWQLGLSRAFNWGGTTVSTRLGGFRNRNGQTTDNGVYLGFTLSRTDSAAQTGGSDSYSSAGVDWRNGGGQAQTSYNLNHTRMWQQETYRELAVNFSGYNDESYSGSLGGRTNGRYGDLSGTLSDSRRRGGGNRSALTGGYSSAMALSSDGLFWGGNGGGEPAAGLVVRVAPADENGGAAQVNGGNTRPLTLGFGQSTLLPLEGYQLASVAVRDIAGTSGGGVANVNGGAGEGRYFLPPGRLLVREVSANITWVYIGQALGANGQPLANAQVLNQALPALGADGGFTLQAKQKVPALWLMSDGQLMRCPLRVKAVRDILQIVGATRCVAAGAEGLPQSLLMTPRVMKLLATAKR
- a CDS encoding fimbrial protein, translating into MPKIHRVAGLTRRKFVGLTAALMLVNTGCLANLTVYPISADIGPGQEATTLQVLSKSPQTQYVRVGVKRILNPATPRETEVDVASQQGLVVSPDKFALPAGASRTVRLISLATPPQEEAWRVYFEPVASLSEDEPPATQNAQVNVNLVWGVLVRLLPAVPQPQLARSADGSQLLNPGNVRLGVLKVGHCTPACRWQQIDRSVYPGEALVLPTGMSGGVVRVEYRDGAPTPTTADLPAGASTPKN
- a CDS encoding CS1 type fimbrial major subunit — its product is MKKLYTFAPIALATLFSLSAMAVQKDITITADIDPTVELLQADGTALPSSLKMTYLPGVGLQKKTLSTKIFTNDVKSQVEMRLLTAPVLASNTKPSATAIPLSVSYNGKTLTTAVTKDSTLKPTDLFPNGRLDAGSVPFDLVISQTTQAAITESGSYQGVVSLVLNTATAAVGG